The Arachis hypogaea cultivar Tifrunner chromosome 14, arahy.Tifrunner.gnm2.J5K5, whole genome shotgun sequence DNA window aactaattttttatgtaaagataaaaaatattatcatgttttATATATTCTGTCCCACTATCAAAACTTTTTGGATCTATCACtgctgtatgtatatatataattttaatatattcttatttttataggTTGTGATATTAAATATGAATTGAGAAAATTTGTGTTTTGGCAGAGGAAATTCTGTAAGAGATGCGGTTTCGAAGGCTTACACAGAGATATTTCATTTGCATCATGGTTGGGCTCTCAGAAAGGCTGTTTCTTCAAGATTGCATCACATCCCAACAAAGCAGCAATTGTTTAGGAAACTCAATCAGGATGGTAAGTATGGCATCAAGTTAACTTTTtacatgttttatttatgtttatatttcCCTTTCTCCAgacccaaataataataataatttaagaaaTAGATATTCTCCATTTTCTTAATGTCTTTTGCATGCTGCAGAATCTTCAGGAAGAGTGCTAATGCAAGCTTATGTGACGGCTTCCCCTGCACTACTCCAATACATCGACAACATCTTTCTTTCAAGAGAATTGGGTATAGATTGGTGACCAAACTTACTGTATTCTGTTACTGTTTAAACTTTAAACAGAATGTGAATGTAATGCTTGCCTTAGAGTGCTCATTGATGCTTTGTAAGATGATAATTACATGCATAATTCCTTTGAATAATTCCTCTAAATGTAGTTTTGGATTCCTATTTACTGGGAAATTTTCTACAGAAAATGACTAGTGGCAAACTATTCTTGCTGTACTTTACACAACATCATTGTTGGTGCATAACTGCATAATGTGTATATCTCCCAAATTCTCACCCAACCGAATTATGAGAAAACAGAACAAAGTGTGGAAGCAAAAGAATAACTGCAACATCAACTTATCAAAGAATAAGGAAACAACTAACTTGAAACTGAATAATTAGCAGGAGAAAGAATATAAGGAAGGGGAATATTTCATTTCAGTTTCGTAGCTTTACATTTTGCAGAATACAACAGCATCCTAGAACAATGTGCAAAAAAGATATCCAGGGAAATGGATTCTAGATTTTCCCTATCATTATCGTTATTCTATACATGTAAgaaatgaaaattttatttaaaaagagaaaatattggTTTGTCTTTGCCCCCCAAATTTTGTTTATCCTTGTATGAGCTTGGTATAGATACTATTATGAATCAAATTATCAGGATACACAAGAGATTAATAACAGAGAAGAGATACCTCTCATCACTGAATTCCCCCGATGCAGGAAAACTTGATTTCATAAATCAACATGATGTAGCTACGATTTCTTGAACATGTAGCTACTGCACTTGAAGCAGTACATCTGATTGGAACCAAGGTAGTTCACTTTCCATAATCATTTGGATTCTTTATGCCAGCAACACAACTATGGATTTAGCAGTGTTATAGCCCTGTGGACTCTTGGCCTGATATGGACATAAAACAACTACTTTGTCTATTGTGTCATCTTAAAGGGCTGACAACCCATCCTGTAATCGGGTTCTGCCTGCGAAATCTCAACTTGTTATGCCCGCCGCTTTGCAACCGTTCAAGCACCGCATATGTGATTGAATCCGGTGTCAATCCTTGCTGCTTAAGTTTTGCATAAAGGTCCACTGCCTCAGCAGTTCTCCCGCACCTTTCAAGACAATCGAGTAAAATATTATACGTGACCAAGTTAGGATAGCATCCCACTGCAAGCATCTCATCAAACAATTTACACGCCATGTCAACTTTATCCGTCTTGCCAAAACATTCAATCAGTGTACTATAAGTTACAACATCTGGATTCAATCCTTTCTCTTGCATTTCTCTAAACCTCATGTGAGCTTCATCAACATCCCCATTCTTTCCAAGGCAATTGATCAGAGAGTTATAGGTAACAACATCGGGCTTACAATTGCTACTCTCTAGTTCTTCAAACAATTTTACGGCAATGTCAACTTCCCCAGATCTACCAAAGCTGGAGATCAGAATATTGTATGTAAATAGGTTTCGGCGGGAAGGGTTAGGGATGCGGTTGTTGTAGTGGGAGAGGAGGATTTGGGTGGCTTTGCAGATGAGGTAGCGGCGGGGGAGTAGGTAGCCTCGGGGGTCGGAGGGGAGAGGCCGCGGAGGGGTCACTTCGGCGACGAGAGAGCGACCGGTTGGGGAGGTGGAGGTGATCTTGGCGGTGTACTTTGTGGCAAAGTGGCAGCGCGTGGGGAGGAGTGGGTGGTGGCAGCGGAGTGGGGTTCGGTTAGAATTTAGAAGAGAAGTTCAAAAGTGAAGCTCAATTAAGACCATTATTTCCGTTGAACAATTAAGAGTTAAGacccttttatttaaaaaatattttttaagcacAATACAATATGAGAATAAGAAAATTAACTCTTTCCTTTGTTTAAATAAGGGGTTATTAACGAAATTCATCCCTAAAATATCACTCATCTTTtaaattggtttttaaaagattaaattagtcatattaatttttgaaagataACTTCGTCTATACTACACCTGCAGTACATAACTGATTTTAAACcaggataaaggaggagggttgtgttaggcctTCGACAGCTAATATAAAAACTTAGGTGAATCtttcatgacatgaatcaaagacattattgcgttAAAGCTAGGTCATTGCCCAAAAGTAACACGCCTTATGGTTCGCATACAGTATCAAATGAGTAAGAGCCACTACATCGATACCCGAGTGTAGTATTAAATGAGCAAGCGTTCCCGCATTTTCGTGAACGGACAAGGGTAAATAAactagtttataaaaaaaaaggtaaagataAAAGTTGGGgtgacagaaggttgagatttgggacatggaacaaaGACACTCTAACAGAACAATCTATAGAGGTGGTGaataccatgacaaggaggaagattaacatcatGTACCTACAAGAAACAAATGGGTCGGCGCAAAGGCTAGAGAGTTGGATACGTCCATATTCAAACTTTGATATACAGGAAATGTGAAGAATAGAAATTGAGTACGTATTatcgtggataagcagtggaagaaagacgtagtggatgtcaagaaggtgggtgatcggatcatctctatcaaacttgtagtGGGAGGAGgtacttttcatgtgattagtGCCTATCCACTGCAAGTGAGTTCGGACGAGTAACATAAGATaaagttttgggaggatctaaagagtttggttcaagacatACTTTcaagagataagattttcttaagaggacatttaaatggccatgttggaagaGAAAAGTGATTGGGTATggaagtattcacggaggccatagtTTCGGGGTGGTCAATACCGAAAGTAAAATTATTTTGGACTTTTTCTCAACCTTTGACCTTTTTATCacaaatacatattttaaaaagagGGACGAATATCTTATAACCTATAGAATGACATGataagctctcaaatcgactttttCTTGTTGAAgagagtcgaccgaaaattttgcattaattgtaaatttATTCCGGGAGAGAGTTTAACAATACAACATAGGATACTCGTCATAAATTTTCGCGTTGAGTAAAAGTTGAGAAAAAGACATCATACAAGGACCCAAGGACGAGTGGTAGCAGATGAAAGGTGAAGAATAAAGAAGCTTACTAAGACCgataggagaagaggcaaagtgaaAAGGGGATTGAAGCATAgaggagatgtggagggagatgacaAAAATTATTAGAAGattagcaaaagaaagttttggtaaaTCTATAgagataggaccaagagacaagaagTCTTAGCGGTGaaatgcgagtgtacaagaaaagataaaggcaaaaatggagtgctttaaagagtggtctttgtgCAACAATGcagataattgaaaaaaatataagatggctaagaaagagacaaaagtaaCTATTAGTGAagtaagaacaagagcatatgaaggtctctaccagtctttaggcacgaaagaaggagaaaaatattATAGAATCATAAAGAGgcgtgaaagaagaacgagagacttGGAACAGATTAAGCGCATAAAGAATAAAGACAGAAGGGTTTTAGCTCAAGATGAGaggattaatgaaaggtggaagagttaCTTCTATGAGTTATTTAATGAAGCACTGAAGACTCTTCCGAGTCTTGGTTGGTTATGTAGAagggaagaagataaaaactttgactactatcgaaggattcgaggcttcgaggtaaaagaggttCTAAAGCAGATGCAAAATGACAAGACAATAGGACCCGATAATTGTAAGAcccaaaatttttagaaaatcttaTTACGAGTTAATTTcaggtttatttatttattaaggaatttatttttagaaattattttataaaaataattaaatttcaattttaataattaaaatagaaatattatttaattttataattatcaaattattttctataattaaactataaaatttagtagttataaataataagaattttatagaTTTGATTTAAGTAATTcagattttggaatttaatattttaagttttattaataaaaattaattaattatattattgtatattttaaattagaatacttgattAAAAGCCAATTAGTAAATAAGTAATAGTAttcttaaaagtaatttttagaatttatttaggtttcaaataaatattttatctcCAAATCAAAAACcttaaccctaattcctaatttgATTTTATCCTAAATTTCCAAATCATTTTAAACAAACAAATCCTAACCCCCTTAATCTAACCCTAACACTACCTTCACCTTTCCCTTTCAGCAGCAAAAGGCACACACTCTGAAACAGAAAGAAAGGAGAAATGGAAATAAGGAAAGGGATGAGAGCAGTGGGGAtccgagagagagaaagagagcatCGGGGGAGGAGTTGTCCGCGTCGCCATTACGCGTCACCGCCGCCGAGCTTCGTCGCCGTCGCCACTGGAGCCGCCGTCGAAGCAGAGccgtggagagagagagggagagagtctGCGGGAAGAGGGAGGTCGTTCGTGTCCCACCACCGCTGTTGGAAGGAAGGCACCCTCGCCGATCTGCCCGCTGGCGTTTATGCATGCTGCTACTGCCATTTGAGTCGCGAACAGAGGACGCGCGTGAAGGAGTCACCACGGAGCTGCCGTCACTGCCGCGTTGCTGTGGTCGCCGTCATTATGCCCACGTTGCTGCGTCACCGGAGCTCCACGCCACCGCTGCCGCCGCTGGAAATCGACTCTGAAGCCTATGTTTGCTTGGTAAGCTCTAACCTTGCCTCAGATCTTCTTTGTCCGTTAAGTTGGTTATTACCGTGAGAGCTACCCGGAAACCCTATTGttgctattttattatttcattgtaAGCTATCTCTATTTTCAATTCCATTGAATTCATTTCTATTTCCGATTCTATTGAATTTGAACTCTCTATTTTGTTGCAACCTTGGTTACTGCTGTGAGGATTACTAATATCGCTGTTACTGGAGTATCATTGGAATCAACGTCGCTATTAGCCCGGTTAATGCTGCCGCTAGGATGTATGCCCTGGTCTCTAGTTTGTGTTCTTCTGAGTACCAGAGCTGCTGCTTCATTCCCATATTTCAGTTGGTAAGATTGGTTTTGTTCTAAAACCAATATTCTGATTATTGCTCCTTTGATGATCTGTTCTATTTTGCCCTTGCATTTGCTTAAGCTTCTATTAAATTTCCTTCGAAAGTTGCTGTTGCTGCCACTAGAGTTGTGGGTGATGCCGCTGCCGTTCCGGTTGTGTTGGAATGACTATTGCTGCCACGAATTGGGGATAAAGGAAATTGTTACGTTAAATAATACGattgcgacatcgaggtaggAGCGCTTTCCTTAAACTCATTTTAATTTCTgagaattgttataaatcgatattaatgTGAAATGTATATCTTTGTGATTCCGTAAGTTTTATGGAAAGGTTTGAATTGTTTTGATCGATTGTAATTATTTGTGTGGTTGATTGATTGATTGTTTAAGAAGATTGAATAATTTGGGTTATGGATTGATTTTTGATAAATTGGTGGTTGCCGAATTGATTTTCTTGAGAATTGTAAATGTTTTGATAATGGAAATGAGTTTTGAGttattgaaaaggatttgatacaTTGGATTTGGGTTGTTAATTTATCAAAAATGATTTTTAGAAAATTGAACATGGTTTGAGATATTGAAATTGGTTTGGTATTAGAGATGATATAAAGGAGTTTGAGGGATGGCTAGATGGgatccgaaaagggtggcagagtccgagttttacaagagatgctgccgaaattttataaaaattagagattttgtttagatgattatttaaaaagatttggattcaaaggttatatggtttgattttgagttattaagaaaatgagtatgttttaagtttgattcatttagaaaaaaaaattatgttttgaattggaactattgataaacagaatgggaggtgtgataatgaaggataatgattgagtatgattgatgtatgataatgaatgagatgcgattgagaatgatgtggatattgatgaattataattgaattatttatatggcttatgaatttgaattatctgagatacgagtttttctgggtaaagtactgtggcttgccaccacgtgttccaagtTGAGATTCGATACTCTATTGatcctacgacgtaagggtgactgggcacttataaattcccgggaatggtacccccattgagcgatttgatatatatatgagaaaaagctatgcatagactcataggGATGTGTGTCGGgggacagtccaagggtttagcaaaccggacttgtcgggttggcttgataaccgatagatgagactcattagccatagggcaggcatgcatcatttgcatttgtatgctttgtttgtgTTTGAACTTAAtttagtttgcctaattgttaaactgttATTAACTGATATCTgatctatttgctgtaactgctatctaTATCTGTGCTTTCCTTGCTTGTTTTGCCTTGTTTGTTCTGATGTGGTACTTTCGAGATTATTGGTGATGAGATGATGATTGTGTTAATTGATCATGTGATAGGTTGAAAGTTgtgattggtttctgattgagttattagtaaagtatgaaaaattaagctggttcagcatagacttaatgaacctatgcttataGGGAGGATAATTTTCAGCATAAAAATGTTGAAAAATAAATGGTTTTTGCTGAAAAATTTGTTTTCGAATTAATCCAGTAGCAAATTCCAACCTACACAACTTTTGATTCTGATGGGTTTTTGGGTTGAAACTTAAAAGAGTTGAAAGATTGGCATGTAAATAATATTGTATCCAAATTTTGGGGTAATcccatttttatataattaaatacgcAATTTACAAAATAGAAGGTTCACTGTTTTATTGACATGCGATTCTGAAACTCGTTTGGTAATTCCTGTGACTTGTTTGAGTTACTGATATTGATCCTAAACTCCAAATTGAGTGCAATCAGTTTTGATAGAACCCTCAAGATGTATATTTTGTTTCCTCAAAAGTTCAGAATTTTAGAAGTTATGGATTAAAAGTTATAGGCTTTAACATTTTACTACTCACTAATGGCTAAATAGGATTTACAAATTTAGAGCAGtgacttcctggatggatatctCCTGATGTAGAAAAGCTTTTGTAATAAAATCAAAACTAAATGAAATCCTATGGTGTCTACTTAATTCAGTTCAAATTTCAGAGCTATGGCTATCCTAGAAAATTAGTTATGCACTTTGGAAGTTAACCGGTTCACCGATAAATCAAATAGAAATCTCTCAAAACATAATAGGCATAACTTTTGTTCTGTAAATGGGAATTCTCTAAATCTTAAACCAAATGAAACTTAAGTTCGATACGAACGCgtggacataaagtttgtgcgAATCTGAGTCTGTTTGTTATATTAATTGTTAAATAGAAAACTGGTCGCCCAAGAAGGTAATATACTAGACAAGTCAAAATAAATAAGAATGTAAGTTGTCCCTAGGAATGTTTAAAGTTaaatggtgatgcggaggtacgcCTAGTTTcatggtgatgcggaggtatgctTAGCTGTAAAGTGAAGCGGAGGCATAATGGAAAGGAAAGAAAGTGGgaattaaaggatggaaaagatacttaaagggaaagaaaaggaatgagaaactaGGAAAGAAAGGATAATTGATATTGTATGTTCGAATGAGCCTTTGTGCCAAGTGCTAATGCAGAAGtgcccgcctaactgatagcctaagattgctaatgcgagaatgtccgcctaactgatagcatatTGTATGTTTAAATGGGCCTTTGTGCCAAACTGCTAATGCGAAAGTACCCGCCTAACGGATAGCCTAAGGTTACTAATGCGAGAATGTTCACCTAACTGATAGCACTGTTCCTTACTGTGATACACATTAAAATGTTATTATGATGAAGCCTAACTGACAcgggtaaccgtgatgccaaggtgtctaaCTGACACAGTAAAGGAACCATATTTGGGGTTTActccgagtaacgtcgggttgcgggtagacaaccgacgcatgagctcatggcctgcgttaggaacaggcatgcatcataaattGTTTGTGCATTTGATTGTGATTGCTTACTGTTCATTCTTTCTACTACATGCTATCtgcttcttgttaattttctattttctgattcttgtttgtattttaaatttgtaaaatcACAAATTCCTCAAAGCTTagattaagataataaaattagGAACAATAGCCATAGAGAATAGCGTAAGGAGCAGCATTAACCCCAACGGAAGATGCCAAGATAGAGTTATGTCAGAACCGCGATACGGAAGTAGCCAAGGGATTTAGCAAGCGAGTTATTACGATAGAGCCAAAACCCTAGGTTTCATGAGAGAGACGTGTTTTCACGGTGTCGCCTTACTAGGAACCATATAGGTTCTCAccccttcctttttcttttctcccaGATGGAGGATCTCGACTTGTCTGTCACCACTGGCGTTCTATTCAAAAAGGTACCAGAGGAGCTTGTGTTTTTGGACTCTACAGAAGATGCTCGAGACTAGTTCTAAGATGATGTTCTGCAGACCTGCACCTCAGCGGTGGTGTGATATAAGACAGATGGTCTTTGTTTCCTTAGAATCTTCTTTCCCTCACTTTTATAGCTTTTTGAGGAGTGGAGTTTGTTATTTTCTGCTACTAGCCAGATACCAGTTTAGGAGTTTTCTATATGAACTAGGTATTCTGGAAAGTTGTCAGTTGTATATAAGTTTATATGTATATCTATATATAGCTAAGCGTGTCTAGTTTGTAAGAACTAACTTAAGATGTATATATGTATGAAAGTTTTTCTGTATTCTTATTGCCATTTGATTTTTTTGCTGTTAGTTTggtgtttattttatattgtatatcTCCGAAGATTACTAATAGGTTTGTTAAGAAagacatatgataaaaataagctaACATACGCGATTCCGTTAGTACGAAAGGCTCATATGTAGTAAGTATTATCAAGTCTAGAGTATTATAGGACTACTGGGAAGTAACACCTGACGACTGGCAGTGATTCGGACCTGCCAAAAATCAAGTTGTTACATTAAGTCTTCGACAGCCAACATAAAAACTTAATCAAATTTTCATGACATGGATCAAAGACGTTATTGCACTAAAGTTAGGTCGTTGTCCAGAAGTAATGTGCTGTATGACTCGAATACAGTGTCAAATAAGCAAGAGTCACTGTATCAGTGTCCGGTATAGTGTTAAGTGAGCAAGGATTCTCgtgttttcgtgaacggacgagggtaaataaactagttcacaaagaaaaaggtaaaGATAAAGGTGGGAGCGACAtgaggttgagatttgggacatagaacataggcactctaactcCATGGAGGTAGTGGATACCATGACAAGAAGGAAGATTAACATCATGTGTCTACAAGAAAAAAAATGGGCCGGCAAGAaagctagggagttggataccttCGGGTTCAAACTTTGATATACggaaaaggtgaagaataggaatgaggTAGGTATTATCATGGATAAGCAGTGAAAGAAGGacatagtggatgtcaagagaGTAGGTGATCAAATTATCTTTATCAAACTTATGGTAGAAGGAGGTACTTTTcctgtgattagcgcctatgtaCCGCAAGTGGGTTCAGACGAGTaatacaagataaggttttgggaggatctattGAGTTTGGTCTAAGACGTACCTTCagaagataagattttcttataaggaGATTTAAATGACCATGTTGAAGGAGAAGTGATTGGGTATGGAAGTATTTACGGAGGCCATAGTTTCGGGGTAGTCAATACCgatggtaaaactattttggacttttcctcaacatTTGACCTTCTCATcgtaaatacatgttttaaaaagagagatgaacatcttataacctataggagtgacatgacaagctctcaaatcatcttcttgttgagaagagtcgaccgaaaattttatattaattataaaattatttcggAGACAGTTTAACAACACAAAATATGATGCTCGTCATTGATTTTCGTGTTAaacaaaagttgaggaaaaaaaTCATACAAAGAACCCAAGAATGAGGTGGtagcggatgaaaggtgaggaataaagaagcttcctaaaacgggtaggagaagaggcaaagtggaaAGGAGATGGAAGCGCGgaggagatgtggagggagatgacaGAAGTGATTAgaagaacagaaaaagaaaattttggtgaATTTA harbors:
- the LOC112741487 gene encoding uncharacterized protein; protein product: NSNRTPLRCHHPLLPTRCHFATKYTAKITSTSPTGRSLVAEVTPPRPLPSDPRGYLLPRRYLICKATQILLSHYNNRIPNPSRRNLFTYNILISSFGRSGEVDIAVKLFEELESSNCKPDVVTYNSLINCLGKNGDVDEAHMRFREMQEKGLNPDVVTYSTLIECFGKTDKVDMACKLFDEMLAVGCYPNLVTYNILLDCLERCGRTAEAVDLYAKLKQQGLTPDSITYAVLERLQSGGHNKLRFRRQNPITGWVVSPLR